A single window of Actinomycetota bacterium DNA harbors:
- a CDS encoding prephenate dehydrogenase/arogenate dehydrogenase family protein, which yields MADSSLGRITVIGCGLMGGSFALAAGTVPGVEAVTIVDRRAAVVERARELGVGTHWTTDVAGAVADADLVVIATPVPTITQVALDAAKWMRSGALLTDLGSVKSNLVLELEAELPPGIAFIGGHPMAGSEASGVDAADGTLFQGATYLLTPTAGVQETAFGVLGDLLRQMGARVLAVDPELHDRLVAVVSHLPQVLASLLMAHAADTADDRDAVLALTAGGFRDVTRVAASDPDLWTGILRENRVAVLEQLIRYAERLESLRRLLEADDEERLHRFLADARRARRSLPRRGEAADLIDLLVPIPDRPGALAEVTTALGEVGVNIEDLAMRHASDGGRGAMVIAIAGEEALRRAQQVLADRGYATHVEVR from the coding sequence GTGGCTGACTCCTCGCTGGGGCGGATCACCGTGATCGGGTGCGGCCTGATGGGCGGCTCCTTCGCGCTGGCCGCCGGCACCGTGCCCGGCGTAGAGGCCGTGACCATCGTCGACCGCCGTGCAGCGGTCGTCGAGCGGGCACGCGAACTCGGTGTCGGGACGCATTGGACCACCGACGTCGCTGGAGCCGTGGCGGACGCCGACCTGGTCGTGATCGCCACCCCGGTCCCAACCATCACCCAGGTGGCCCTCGATGCTGCGAAGTGGATGCGTAGCGGTGCACTCCTGACAGATCTTGGAAGTGTGAAGTCTAACCTTGTACTGGAGCTTGAGGCTGAGCTCCCGCCCGGAATCGCGTTCATAGGGGGCCATCCGATGGCGGGCAGCGAGGCCAGCGGGGTCGATGCGGCGGATGGAACACTCTTCCAGGGGGCGACGTACCTATTGACCCCCACCGCCGGGGTGCAGGAGACGGCGTTCGGGGTCCTGGGCGATCTGCTCCGTCAGATGGGGGCGCGGGTGCTGGCGGTCGACCCCGAGCTGCACGACCGGCTCGTCGCCGTGGTCAGCCACCTGCCCCAGGTGCTGGCCTCGCTCCTGATGGCCCACGCCGCGGACACCGCCGACGACCGTGACGCCGTGCTCGCCCTGACCGCGGGGGGGTTCCGGGACGTGACGAGGGTCGCGGCGAGCGATCCGGACCTGTGGACGGGGATCCTCCGTGAGAACCGCGTCGCGGTCCTCGAGCAGCTGATCCGCTACGCGGAACGCCTCGAGTCCCTGCGACGCCTGCTCGAGGCGGACGACGAGGAGCGACTCCACCGCTTCCTGGCCGACGCGCGGCGGGCACGGCGGTCGCTGCCACGGCGCGGCGAGGCGGCGGACCTCATCGATCTGCTCGTGCCGATCCCGGACCGGCCAGGGGCGCTGGCCGAGGTGACGACGGCGCTGGGGGAGGTCGGGGTCAACATCGAGGACCTCGCGATGCGTCACGCCAGCGACGGCGGCCGCGGCGCGATGGTCATCGCCATCGCGGGCGAGGAGGCGCTGCGTCGGGCCCAGCAGGTACTCGCCGATCGAGGCTACGCGACCCACGTCGAGGTGCGCTGA
- the aroA gene encoding 3-phosphoshikimate 1-carboxyvinyltransferase — protein MVIGPRITVHPGVLSGELTVPGDKSVGHRALILGALVGHPVHVTNVPRSADVAATARALRTLGAEITLDEAGTGLDGQVTGPLREASDVLGCGNSGTALRLLSGVVAGIDGMAVLSGDDSLRRRPVDRVAVPLRAMGAEVLARSDRFPPLVVRGGGLVGTSYDSPVASAQVKSCVLIAGLAAEGTTVVRSPAPSRDHTERMLAHLGVAVSTSVTDVEEVSVAAGPLRAAPLVVPGDLSSAAFWWVGAAIAGTSVTVSEVGVNPRRVGVLRALEEMGATVSVRARREVSGESTADVTVTGRALARAEIRGQATVDAIDELPVLALAGAMSEDGLEVRDAAELRVKESDRIDALAAAFRNLGLDLQARPDGFRVPGGQRPRGGIVDAAGDHRIAMTAAIAGTVATDPVTVVGADVIATSYPTFLEDLRALGGRVQVQETGR, from the coding sequence ATGGTGATCGGGCCCCGGATCACGGTGCACCCGGGCGTGCTCTCGGGCGAGCTCACCGTGCCGGGGGACAAGTCGGTCGGCCACCGCGCGCTGATCCTCGGGGCACTCGTCGGGCACCCGGTCCACGTCACCAACGTGCCCAGGAGCGCCGACGTGGCCGCAACGGCGCGGGCGCTGCGCACCCTCGGCGCGGAGATCACGCTCGACGAGGCCGGGACCGGCCTGGACGGCCAGGTCACCGGGCCGCTGCGCGAGGCCTCGGATGTGCTCGGTTGCGGCAACTCGGGGACAGCTCTGCGGCTGCTGAGCGGCGTCGTGGCGGGCATCGACGGTATGGCGGTCCTCTCCGGCGACGACAGCCTGAGACGACGACCGGTCGACCGCGTCGCGGTGCCGTTGCGGGCCATGGGGGCCGAGGTCCTGGCGCGTTCGGACCGTTTCCCGCCGCTGGTCGTTCGCGGCGGCGGCTTGGTCGGTACCAGCTACGACAGCCCCGTGGCCAGCGCCCAGGTGAAGTCGTGCGTGCTCATCGCGGGTCTGGCCGCGGAGGGCACCACGGTCGTGCGGTCGCCGGCGCCGAGTCGCGACCACACCGAGCGCATGCTCGCCCACCTCGGCGTGGCCGTGAGCACGTCCGTGACCGACGTGGAGGAGGTCTCTGTCGCCGCGGGACCTCTGCGTGCGGCCCCGCTCGTCGTGCCGGGGGACCTCTCGAGCGCGGCCTTCTGGTGGGTCGGCGCCGCGATCGCGGGGACCAGCGTGACGGTGTCGGAAGTGGGCGTGAACCCACGCCGTGTCGGCGTGCTGCGAGCTCTCGAGGAGATGGGAGCGACGGTGAGCGTACGGGCACGACGCGAGGTCTCGGGGGAGTCCACCGCTGACGTCACGGTCACGGGCCGAGCGCTGGCACGTGCGGAGATCCGGGGTCAGGCGACCGTCGACGCCATCGACGAGCTCCCCGTCCTCGCCCTCGCCGGGGCGATGAGCGAGGACGGGCTCGAGGTCCGTGATGCCGCTGAGCTACGGGTCAAGGAGTCGGACCGGATCGACGCGCTCGCGGCGGCGTTCCGCAACCTGGGACTGGACCTGCAGGCACGCCCCGACGGGTTCCGGGTCCCCGGCGGACAGCGACCGCGCGGTGGGATCGTGGACGCGGCCGGCGACCACCGCATCGCGATGACGGCGGCGATCGCCGGAACCGTTGCCACCGATCCCGTCACGGTCGTCGGAGCGGACGTGATCGCCACGAGCTACCCGACGTTCCTCGAGGATCTGCGTGCGCTCGGCGGCCGGGTGCAGGTCCAGGAGACGGGTCGGTGA